Genomic DNA from bacterium:
CAAGAGAAATATCGGCAGCTTCAAGCAATTTAATGACAGCAAGTCCATCAACACCATTAGTCAGTGGTTGTCTGTTTTCTTTAATTGAAGAAATGAATTCCTGAGTGCCAAGTGCCAAAGCTTCAGTTTGATTTACTTTTGGTGAAAACATATCGCCGATTCTGTATTGAACAAGTGCTTCGTGAATACTTTCAGTTGAATTGAACTCAACTCCGCTGTCATAAACTTTTATCTTCTCAAAATTTTCCATGTCATCGTACACAAGCATTTTCTTGTCTCCTCCAACAATTATTCTCCTGATTTTTACCGGCGAGATCCAGTTGACATGGAAATGTGCGAAACAGTTATCTTCAAAATAAATGCAGATATGAGCAAGATTTTCTTTGCCTTTAAAATTTGCAATTCCGTTAGCAGAAAGTGCTTTGGCTTTATGCTTTTGAAGTAAATAAGTCATTATCGAAAGATCGTGCGGAGCCAGATCCCAAACAACATTTACATCTCGTTGAAATAGTCCGAGATTGATTCTTTCAGAATCGAAGTAAATAATATTTCCAAGCTCATATTTGTCTATGAGTTCTTTAATCTTGATAACTGCTCCATTATAAATAAAAGTGTGATCAACAAAAATTTTCAGATTTTTTTTATCAGCGATGTCAATTAATTCTTCAGCTTCCTTGGATGAAGTGGTGAAAGGCTTTTCTACCCAGATGTTTTTACCAGATGCAAGTGCTTTCTTAGCTAAATTATAATGTGTATCGACAGGTGTTGCAATAACAATGATATCAGAATCACCTTTGACCAAATTTTCACTATCAGAGGTTAATTCAGCAGCCGGGAATTTTTCTTTAATAACTTGAAGTCTGTTTTCTCTAATATCACAAGCGGTAACTTTCTTAACATCTTTATGTGCAAGAAAATTTCTAACTAAATTTGGACCCCAATACCCCAGACCGATTATTCCGACTTTCATATCTATCCTTAAAATATTTTAAGATTGCATTAGATACGTACTCAATCTGCTCATCAGTAAGTTCCGGGTACATCGGCAGAGAAAGTCCGCTATCAGCGAGCATTTCAGTTTCAGGAAAATCTCCTCTTTTGTATCCAAGGAATTTAAAGCATTCCTGCAAATGCAACGGTACAGGATAATGCAACCCTGTTGATATTTTTTGCTCTTGCAGGAAGGTCTGTAGTTTGTCCCGATCATCTTTATTTTTTTGAAGATTCCCTTTGTTCACTTTGATTACGTAAAGATGGTAAACATGCTTGTGATCGGGCATTTCCACTGGTAGAATAATATCTTCTAAATTACCCAACAACTCTTTATACTTCTGTGCTACTCTTCTTCTCTCATTCGTCCATTTTTCGATGTACTTTAATTTGATACCTAAAACAGCGCCCTGAATTCCTTCCATTCTGTAATTGTGTCCAAAAGAGTCATGATAATATTTTTTTGACTGACCATGTTCCCGAAGTTTTTTAATTCTATTAAAGATATCTTCATCATTAGTAACAATTGCACCGGCTTCACCATATGCACCAAGATTCTTTCCGGGATAGAAGCTGAAAGAAGTGACTTCCGAAAAGTTTCCCACCTTTTTACTTTTATACTCGGATAAATGAGCTTGAGCTGCATCTTCAACAATATGAATATTATGTTTTTCAGCAATTTGTCTTAATGCATCCATATCTGCAGCCTGACCATAAAGATGAACGGCAACGATAGCTTTTGTTTTTTTACTAATTGCTTTTTGAACTTTATTGGGATCAATATTATAACTCTGACTATGACAATCAACAAAGACCGGTTTCGCACCACATAATGTAGCTCCCCAGGCAGTAGCTATAAAAGTGTTGGCAGGAATTATTACTTCATCACCAACTTGAATACCGAGATTCCATAAAGCAAGATGATTTCCATCTGTCCCTGAACTTGTTCCGAGACAATATTTTACATTATGTATTTTAGCGAATTCTTTCTCGAATTCTGTTACGGCGGGACCTAAAATAAACGAAGTACTATCTAACACTTTTTGAATAGCGGAATCAATTTCATTTTTTATTGATTTATACTGTGCTTTTAAGTCGAGGAAAGTATTTCATAAAAATTCTCTATTCTGGTTAATATTTTTCTTCTTAGGGAATGAATTTCTAATTTTTGATGTCTAAAATTAAGTAATTGCTTTCGATAATTAAATTTGAATTCAACTAACGGCTAAGTGAACTTGGTGATTTTAGGTAAAAAAGTGTTAATTTTTGTTATCTTTAACAAAAGAATTAATGATTCAATAATAAATACAAAATTGAATCTTTAATCACTCAACTTTGAGGGAGAACATTATGCATATGAGAATACAATTAAAAATTATTTTATTGAGTTTTATAGTTTTTATATCAAATTGTTATTCCCAAAATTCTGGAATAGTCACACACGCCTTCCACAACACATTTGTTTTGGGTATAGATGGGGGAGTAACCTTACCACAGACAGATTATCAGACAAACAAGATGGGCTTTGCATTCAGAGGCACAGGAGAATATTTTTTCAAGACAAACTCAATACATCTGTTCGGCCTAAAACTAAAGCTAGGCTATGAACAGGTAACAGGAGAAGACAGCCGGGGAACAGTATCCAGCCAGGATGGGACCAGGGAAATACCGGAGACATTTAAGACAGGCATTTTCACGGGCGGAATAGCAGCCACATACAGCATATCGATAGGAGATGTGGTATTTCCGTATGTATCAGGAGGAATAAGTAATTTGTGGTTTGATCCGAAGGATGGGGAAGGAAATGCAGGAGAATACAATGCAGCAGGAAGGTATGAAAAGAGCAGCATAGCCTACAGCATAGAGGTGGGGATGAGATATTTGGTAAGTGATAAGGTAAGCATCAGTCTGTCAGCAAATCCATATATCCCGCAGACGGACTATCTTGATGATATAGCAGCAGCATTTTCAGATGATGCATACACTACGGTAATGCTGGGTATAACAATCTCACCGTTTATCAATACAGATTCAGATAATGATGGAATTTCAGGCTCGGAAGATATGTGTCCAGATGAAGCAGAAGACTATGATGGATACGAGGACGAGGATGGATGTCCTGACTTGGATAATGATGGGGATGGAATACCGGATGGAGTAGATAAATGTCCAAATGAAGCAGAAGATAAAGATGGATATGAGGATGAGGACGGATGTCCGGATCTGGATAATGATGGAGATGGAATACCGGATGCAGCAGACAAGTGTCCAAATGAAGCCGAGGATAAAGATGGAGTGGAAGATGAGGATGGCTGTCCGGAGTATGAGGAGGTAAAACTGGAAGAGAAATATATGCTGATGGGAGACGAGATATTTGAGAGCAACTCAGCGATGATAAAGGTGGAAGGGAAGAAGCAGTTAGATGAAGTAGTAAGCAAAATTCAGAGATACCCGGAGGGAAGCAAGTGGAAGATAGAGGGACATATGGATTCGAACGGTAATAAGAGATTCCTGAGGAATTTATCATTAGAGAGAGCGAAGGCGGTGCTGGAGTACTTAAGTTACTTTGGAGGACTGAAGCGGGAGAACTTCCAGGTAATGGGAATGGGAGACAATCAACCGGTAGGAGATAACAACACAGAAGAAGGTCGTAGCCAAAACCGCAGAATTGAAATAATTCCGGAATCATTGGAGAATGAGCAGGATACTGGGTCTATGGAAGAGGAAGAGTTTAATCAATTCATTCTCAGAGCTGATGACTCATTTGAACCTAACTCATCAACATTAAATGATCTGGCAAAAATTTTATTGAAAGAGATTGTTGATTATATTAAAGTCCGCCCAGATAGTAAATGGCGAATCGAAGGTTACACAGACAATCAAGGTTCGGCTTCAACTCAAAAGAAAATTACGCTTGAAAGAGCTGAATCAGTTTATAATTATTTATTATCTGAGGGACTTTCTGCTGATCAATTTACTGTCGAAGGACTTGGCAGTTCTAATCCTATTGCGAATAATAATACAGAAGAAGGAAGAAGAGCGAATAGGAGAATTATCATTTCGCGAGAATTATAATACACCATTCTCCATTGCTTTAATAGATTTAGTTAAAATCAATCACAAGATTCTTGAATAGAGTCAGTATACAATAGATGATTTGATTAAAAGGTTTTTAGTATGTTGCATTAACAATTGATTTTAATTATAAAAATCCGTTTAATGAAAATGATAAAATGAACACCAGTGTCAACTACTTCTGGCAAAAATTAAAAAACTTTTCTGATCATATCGCTTGCACAGACACTTCAATCGACAAATCGATAACATACACAGAGCTTGAAACTGATTCAGATAAAATTGCTGATAAAATAAAAATATCTAAAAAAGCTTTCATCTTCCTTTTCACTTCAAATTCTTATGACTGTATTGCTGCATACATAGGAATTTTGAAATCGGGTAATGCAGTTTTATTACTTGATGAAAATTTAAATAATGAGATCAGAAATAATTTAATAGAGATATATAATCCTGATCTTATTATAACTTCAAGAGATTTGCCGATTGAGAATTATTATCAGGACTACAAGCACGAATCATTACTATTTTTAAAAAGGAATAATTTTTTTGATGGGGAAATTTATCCCGATCTCGCAGTTCTCCTCTCAACGTCTGGAACAACCGGTTCTCCTAAACTTGTGAGACTCACGTATAAAAACATTCAATCAAATGCAGAGTCCATTTCTGATTATCTAAAAATAGATTCAAAAGAGCGACCAATTACAACTCTCCCGTTTAATTATTCGTTTGGATTATCCGTGATTAATAGTCACTTGTTGAAAGGTGCTTCAATTATACTAACAAACAAAACCGTTTTCTTTAGAGAATTCTGGTCCTTATTCAATAATCAAAAGTGCACTTCTTTTGCGGGAGTTCCATACACGTACACAATGCTGAAAAGAATTAATTTCGAGACTATCGAGCTTCCAACTTTAAAAACAATGACACAAGCTGGTGGAAAATTAAGTGAAGAATTTATCAGACATTTTGATAATTATTCGCAAAAACAAAATGTTAAATTCTTCGTAATGTATGGTCAAACGGAAGCTACCGCAAGAATTTCATATGTACCCGCCGATCAGCTTTCAAAAAAAATTGGTTCGATAGGGATTGCAATTCCTGGTGGAGAATTAAAAATTGTGAATGATGGAAGCGAAGTAACTTCAGTAAACGAAGTCGGTGAAATTGTTTATAAAGGCGATAATGTAATGCTCGGTTATGCCGAAAACCGTAACGATCTATCCAAAGCAGATGAATTAAATGGAATCCTTTACACCGGTGATCTTGGATATAAAGATGAAGATGGATTCTTTTATGTTACGGGCAGAATGAAACGCTTTCTCAAAATATTTGGTTTACGAGTTAATCTGGATGAAATTCAAAAGATGATTGAAAATCGTTTTGGATTTTCCGTTGCTTGTACTGGGAAGGATGATTTACTCAAAGTTCTTATTCTATCGGATGATCCAATAGTGGAAGTGAACGTTAAAAATGAAATTTTAAAAACCTATAAATTGAATTTTAAAACAGTAGTTGTAAAATCAGCGACTGAAATTCCTACAACCAGCTCCGGGAAGTATGACTATAACAGAATTAATGCTCTGTTCGAGAATTAAATACATCAACGAAATATTGCTTCAGAACAATGTAATTATTTATTTAAAGAAATTGGATCCTGTCTTAAATATTCAGTAGTTTGAATTTTTTGTTTAATATCGGTAATAGCAACTTCTACTTGTTGCTCAGTCAAATTTAAGGCACTAGCAATTTCAGAAACAGAAACTCCGTTTTCCCATCCATACCAAATCCTGTCAAGTTTATCGAAAGGAAGTTTGAAGAAAAACTCTTCCTGAGTCTGTTCCGCACTATAAGTATCGGTGGTTGGAATTCGTGAGCGAATTTCATCAGGCACTCCTAAAAATTCAGCAATCTGATAAACCTGGGTTTTAAACAAATGCGCAATTGGTTTTACATCAGCCCCACCATCGCCGTATTTTACAAAGAATCCTTGCTCGTGTTCATTTTTATTCCCCGTTCCAATTACCGCATAATTTTTTGCGTCAGCATAATAGTAAAGCATACTCATCCTGCTTCTTTGCTTGAAGTTAGATGCAGCAACTATTTGCAGGTATTCAGCAAGTGGAAGTCTGAATGATTGCTCTTTCCCATCATTTGAAATTATAGTTAAGAAAAAAACATTTATTTTGCCTTTGGCTTCGCTGTCATCTTTAAGCACAATTTTCATTTTATGTTTTACAGGATCATAATCGGGGTATACTCTTTTTACAGCTTTATCTCGTCTTTTGTAACATCCGAATCCATTCACAGCATCAGTTAAATCTTCGAGAACGTACGGGACTGTAAACTTTTCACATAAAAGTGTTGCAAGCTTTCTACTTTCCGGACTGGAATCCTTTTCAGGCATCATCACAGCGAACACTTTATCTGGTCCAAACGTTTTGGCACATAACGCAAGCACTACTGATGAATCAATTCCCCCACTTACTCCAATTACTGCTCCACGCTTTTTTAGTTTGAATGCTACTGTGTTTCTTAGTTCTTCAATTAACCGATTGGTTTCTGCTTTTGCGTCTATTAGAATTGATTCCTTTGTGAAACTCATAACTTCTCCGAAAATTTATGTTTTATTTCTTTTATCAATGAATGTACTGAACGAATAATTCGAGGGTAATTTTAATTTCTTATAATCAACAAAATGATTATGCAATATCTGAGTTGATAGTATTCCAGCAATTGCCATATTATCAAGTTCACTAAGCGACTGTGACTTCTCTGCCTTCTGTGTCAGTAATTTTACCTTGGCAGGATTGAATATTCCAGCTTCCAAAATTTCCTTCTCCGAAAGAAGAGATTTAATGTCAATAAACTTATTATTAAAAAAACTATTTCGGATTGGTGCCCGATAAGGATTCTTGGGGCGATAAACTATCTCTTTAGGTAATATTTTCTTGAAAACGGTTTTAAGCAGATATTTTTCATTAAGTCCTCTGATCTTATATATAGAAGGTACAGTTGCCATATATTCAATAATTCGGTGATCGAGATAAGGAACCCGAAGCTCAACTGAATTAGCCATAGCCATACGATCACCTTGCGATGAAAGCAGATATCCACTCATAAATGTGATGATCTCGAGGTATTGAGCTTTATAAACATAATCCCAATTATCAAAATTTTCAGGAAGTGAATTTCTCAATTCCTCAAAGCAATTATAATCTCCAATTTGTCTTTTAATATCATCAGAAAAAAAATTCTTTAACTTTGTATTGTTATTCCACCTTACTAAGTGAGAAAAGAAAGCATTATTTGGATTGTCAATTCCAAGTTTAAAGAATGCTTGCAGAGTATTTGCTAGTCTTTGATCTTTGAAAATATATGGATATAGTTTTTTAAGTAATAAAGGTCTGAATTTAGATTCAGGATTTACTGACCAGAATTTTCTTACCTTGGTTTCTCTGAAAATATTATAACCACCAAATATTTCATCGGCACCTTCACCAGTTAGTAACTTTAAAACCCTCTTCTCTGACTTTTTTGATAGCAAGAAAAGAGGAACCGGTGCAGCTCGTATAATTGGTTTTTCACCATAGAAAATAGCATCAGCAAAGTGTTTCCCAATATTTTCATTAGTTGCGTGAACTTCGGAATGATTAGTGTTAAGATGCTTGATCATCAAATGCTGAAAGTCACTCTCATCAAAACTTTCTTCCTGGAAGGTAATACCAAACGTTCTGAGTTTGTTATTAAAATTATTTTTCACAATGGCAGTTATACCGGAAGAATCCAATCCACCACTTAAATAGCTACCGACAGGAACATCAGCTCGAAGCCGGATGCGAACAGAATCCTTCATTAATTCTGAAATATCTTCAGTAAATTCAGGAATGGATTTATCCGTTTGTATACGTTCAACTGAGTAAGATAAGTTCCAGTAACGATTTATCGAAATATTTTTTTCAGAAGTAAATTTTATGAAATGGCCGGGAGGTAATTCTTCAATACCTTTAAAAGCAGTTCTTCCCGGAAGCGTGGTCCAGAAAGTGAAGATTTGTTCCATTCCTAAAGGATCTAAGTTTATTTGATAATCAGAAATCTCTATAATTGCTTTTGCTTCCGAAGCAAAATAAAATCTATCCTGGTTAATTTTATAAAACAAAGGAAGAATGCCGACCCGATCTCTCGCCAGGAATAAATCCTTTTTATTTGAATCCCAAATCGCAAATGCAAACTGTCCGTTAAGCTCATCCAGACACTTTTCCTTTTTCTCCTCGTATAGATGAAGAATTACCTCTGTATCAGTGTTAGTGTAAAATTTGTGGCCAAGTTTCAGTAAAGAATCACGAATTTCAGGATAGTTAAAAATTTCACCATTAAAAACTATCCAGAGTGTGCTATCTTCATTATGGATTGGTTGAGAACCGCTTCTCAAATCGATTATGCTCAGTCTCGATTGCGCAAGACCCACCTGATCGTCAATGTATGCTCCATTTTCATCAGGTCCCCGATGATGCAAAGCATAAGTCATGCGCTTGAGATGATTAATGTCAACAGGTGCGGGATTTTTTACATTAAAGATACCGCTTATTCCGCACATTATTGGTCAGAAGTATGATTTTGCTTGGATTGGATAAATTTGTCTATAGCAATAATATCAGAGAAGTTAGATTGGATAAGTTCTTCATCTGAAACTTTTATTTTGAAATTCTCCTCAATGAATGCGATTAACTCTAAAACTCCCGTAGAATCAATAATGCCCTTCTCAAATAATGGCGTTTCAGTTTTTAACTTCTCTCCATCTCCAAATAGGAAATTTTCTACAATAAAATCTTTTAGTAAGTCTTTGTAATTAGTCATAGAATATTATAATTATATACATTTAAAATTATTACTTTTCGTGAAAACAATCACTAAAACCGTGCCGTGTTAGTTAAAATTTAGACATGACTCATTTCACAAAATAAAAGTTTAAACTATGCTCTATCTAATTTTTGTTTGAAAAAAGCATTATATAAGATTATAACGTTAATGGTACATTTATTGGACTTTGAATTATTCCTATAAAAAAAATGATTTTAGAGTTCTGTCTTTATTGATTATTTAAACATAATAAGACTATTACGAGTTAATTTTATGACTTTATATGAAAGAACTCATGTCTTAATTTAAGAATTAAGTCTCAAGAGTTAAAAATTTTGATCTCGCATTAAATTATTAAAGAATACTAATTGTAATTTTTATTTTGCATTATTTATAGGATGAAAAATCAGCAATTTGTTTTATAGATTAGATGGAAGTAAAATTTTAAAATGAATTATTCAAACTCAAATAAAATTTTTTAGCTAATTATGAAAAGAATACCGATTTTGACTCTATTCGTAATTGTATGTTTTTTTGAATTCGTTCAAGCTCAGGATGATATTCAGATAGGTAGTAGTGGAAGGACAAATGCTACTGGTGCCCTCTACGATTATTCAAATGCATCTACTGTAAATATAAAAGTCCAACTCTGGGGATATCTTGAGAATCCAGGATATTATATAGTTCCTGCAGGAACCAGCCTCAATGAGCTTATATCACTTGCTGGCGGACCTCTAGAAGATGCCTCGTTAGATGATATAAGGGTTGTGAGAATCAAGGAAGGATCTCCAACAACGATGGTAAAGTATAACTATGATGATCTGGTATGGCAGGATAAAATAACCAATAAGATTGAGTTTGTTACACTCAACGCAGGAGATATTGTGATTGTTCCTGGTGAACCGAGATATTTTGCTCGGGAGGACGTTACATTTTACCTGGGGATTTTAACCTCTCTCGCATCAATCGCAGCTTTAGTTATTAGTATAATTCTTCTTACGAGTGAATAGATTTTAAAAATATGTTTAAAGATTATGGATAATTTTAATTTCGAG
This window encodes:
- a CDS encoding SLBB domain-containing protein, encoding MKRIPILTLFVIVCFFEFVQAQDDIQIGSSGRTNATGALYDYSNASTVNIKVQLWGYLENPGYYIVPAGTSLNELISLAGGPLEDASLDDIRVVRIKEGSPTTMVKYNYDDLVWQDKITNKIEFVTLNAGDIVIVPGEPRYFAREDVTFYLGILTSLASIAALVISIILLTSE
- a CDS encoding DegT/DnrJ/EryC1/StrS family aminotransferase; the encoded protein is MKNEIDSAIQKVLDSTSFILGPAVTEFEKEFAKIHNVKYCLGTSSGTDGNHLALWNLGIQVGDEVIIPANTFIATAWGATLCGAKPVFVDCHSQSYNIDPNKVQKAISKKTKAIVAVHLYGQAADMDALRQIAEKHNIHIVEDAAQAHLSEYKSKKVGNFSEVTSFSFYPGKNLGAYGEAGAIVTNDEDIFNRIKKLREHGQSKKYYHDSFGHNYRMEGIQGAVLGIKLKYIEKWTNERRRVAQKYKELLGNLEDIILPVEMPDHKHVYHLYVIKVNKGNLQKNKDDRDKLQTFLQEQKISTGLHYPVPLHLQECFKFLGYKRGDFPETEMLADSGLSLPMYPELTDEQIEYVSNAILKYFKDRYESRNNRSGVLGSKFS
- the asnB gene encoding asparagine synthase (glutamine-hydrolyzing); translation: MCGISGIFNVKNPAPVDINHLKRMTYALHHRGPDENGAYIDDQVGLAQSRLSIIDLRSGSQPIHNEDSTLWIVFNGEIFNYPEIRDSLLKLGHKFYTNTDTEVILHLYEEKKEKCLDELNGQFAFAIWDSNKKDLFLARDRVGILPLFYKINQDRFYFASEAKAIIEISDYQINLDPLGMEQIFTFWTTLPGRTAFKGIEELPPGHFIKFTSEKNISINRYWNLSYSVERIQTDKSIPEFTEDISELMKDSVRIRLRADVPVGSYLSGGLDSSGITAIVKNNFNNKLRTFGITFQEESFDESDFQHLMIKHLNTNHSEVHATNENIGKHFADAIFYGEKPIIRAAPVPLFLLSKKSEKRVLKLLTGEGADEIFGGYNIFRETKVRKFWSVNPESKFRPLLLKKLYPYIFKDQRLANTLQAFFKLGIDNPNNAFFSHLVRWNNNTKLKNFFSDDIKRQIGDYNCFEELRNSLPENFDNWDYVYKAQYLEIITFMSGYLLSSQGDRMAMANSVELRVPYLDHRIIEYMATVPSIYKIRGLNEKYLLKTVFKKILPKEIVYRPKNPYRAPIRNSFFNNKFIDIKSLLSEKEILEAGIFNPAKVKLLTQKAEKSQSLSELDNMAIAGILSTQILHNHFVDYKKLKLPSNYSFSTFIDKRNKT
- a CDS encoding Gfo/Idh/MocA family oxidoreductase — encoded protein: MKVGIIGLGYWGPNLVRNFLAHKDVKKVTACDIRENRLQVIKEKFPAAELTSDSENLVKGDSDIIVIATPVDTHYNLAKKALASGKNIWVEKPFTTSSKEAEELIDIADKKNLKIFVDHTFIYNGAVIKIKELIDKYELGNIIYFDSERINLGLFQRDVNVVWDLAPHDLSIMTYLLQKHKAKALSANGIANFKGKENLAHICIYFEDNCFAHFHVNWISPVKIRRIIVGGDKKMLVYDDMENFEKIKVYDSGVEFNSTESIHEALVQYRIGDMFSPKVNQTEALALGTQEFISSIKENRQPLTNGVDGLAVIKLLEAADISLANRGQIVELK
- the nadE gene encoding NAD(+) synthase, giving the protein MSFTKESILIDAKAETNRLIEELRNTVAFKLKKRGAVIGVSGGIDSSVVLALCAKTFGPDKVFAVMMPEKDSSPESRKLATLLCEKFTVPYVLEDLTDAVNGFGCYKRRDKAVKRVYPDYDPVKHKMKIVLKDDSEAKGKINVFFLTIISNDGKEQSFRLPLAEYLQIVAASNFKQRSRMSMLYYYADAKNYAVIGTGNKNEHEQGFFVKYGDGGADVKPIAHLFKTQVYQIAEFLGVPDEIRSRIPTTDTYSAEQTQEEFFFKLPFDKLDRIWYGWENGVSVSEIASALNLTEQQVEVAITDIKQKIQTTEYLRQDPISLNK
- a CDS encoding OmpA family protein produces the protein MHMRIQLKIILLSFIVFISNCYSQNSGIVTHAFHNTFVLGIDGGVTLPQTDYQTNKMGFAFRGTGEYFFKTNSIHLFGLKLKLGYEQVTGEDSRGTVSSQDGTREIPETFKTGIFTGGIAATYSISIGDVVFPYVSGGISNLWFDPKDGEGNAGEYNAAGRYEKSSIAYSIEVGMRYLVSDKVSISLSANPYIPQTDYLDDIAAAFSDDAYTTVMLGITISPFINTDSDNDGISGSEDMCPDEAEDYDGYEDEDGCPDLDNDGDGIPDGVDKCPNEAEDKDGYEDEDGCPDLDNDGDGIPDAADKCPNEAEDKDGVEDEDGCPEYEEVKLEEKYMLMGDEIFESNSAMIKVEGKKQLDEVVSKIQRYPEGSKWKIEGHMDSNGNKRFLRNLSLERAKAVLEYLSYFGGLKRENFQVMGMGDNQPVGDNNTEEGRSQNRRIEIIPESLENEQDTGSMEEEEFNQFILRADDSFEPNSSTLNDLAKILLKEIVDYIKVRPDSKWRIEGYTDNQGSASTQKKITLERAESVYNYLLSEGLSADQFTVEGLGSSNPIANNNTEEGRRANRRIIISREL
- a CDS encoding acyl carrier protein, coding for MTNYKDLLKDFIVENFLFGDGEKLKTETPLFEKGIIDSTGVLELIAFIEENFKIKVSDEELIQSNFSDIIAIDKFIQSKQNHTSDQ
- a CDS encoding AMP-binding protein; this translates as MNTSVNYFWQKLKNFSDHIACTDTSIDKSITYTELETDSDKIADKIKISKKAFIFLFTSNSYDCIAAYIGILKSGNAVLLLDENLNNEIRNNLIEIYNPDLIITSRDLPIENYYQDYKHESLLFLKRNNFFDGEIYPDLAVLLSTSGTTGSPKLVRLTYKNIQSNAESISDYLKIDSKERPITTLPFNYSFGLSVINSHLLKGASIILTNKTVFFREFWSLFNNQKCTSFAGVPYTYTMLKRINFETIELPTLKTMTQAGGKLSEEFIRHFDNYSQKQNVKFFVMYGQTEATARISYVPADQLSKKIGSIGIAIPGGELKIVNDGSEVTSVNEVGEIVYKGDNVMLGYAENRNDLSKADELNGILYTGDLGYKDEDGFFYVTGRMKRFLKIFGLRVNLDEIQKMIENRFGFSVACTGKDDLLKVLILSDDPIVEVNVKNEILKTYKLNFKTVVVKSATEIPTTSSGKYDYNRINALFEN